Proteins from a genomic interval of Nitrospirota bacterium:
- a CDS encoding AAA family ATPase has product MYEAYYRLQLKPFTLLPDPGFLFLGAKHKMALSLLEYGLVNGSAFIVITGHPGTGKTTLLNRLLEQSRHQWTIGLLANTHEGLGGLMPWITASFGLDTKGKSEVELYHEFGKFLEGEQAAGRRVLLVLDEAQNVGSVMLEELRLLSNLNDGRRRSLQILLSGQPALRDLLEGPGMEQFAQRIAVEYALEPLAEEEVIAYIAHRVHVAGGRRPLFSRLACLKVFALTGGVPRLINQLCDHALVYGYAAQAETITAQVILDAARVRDKNGFLPFRADPDAIEPNQSELEAEAEEMAAQTSARSEPNAPPSITIPASSPDPAVLYGKALSLKQAGEFSQALTLLDRLTDDGVWGIKALGQKGLCLKAIGRYEDALTAFRTALDRPSGSTQDLVSLRYLFARTLESMGRSQEAVECYRTISRESRQYRDVAVRLDQLAPSTPFDDDAMVSPPTWLQSLVRSCSQLLRSTS; this is encoded by the coding sequence ATGTACGAAGCCTATTATCGATTGCAGCTCAAACCGTTCACGCTGCTGCCGGACCCCGGGTTTCTCTTCCTGGGAGCTAAGCACAAGATGGCGCTGAGCCTGCTGGAATATGGGCTGGTCAACGGTTCTGCCTTTATCGTGATCACCGGTCATCCGGGCACAGGAAAAACCACGCTCCTGAACCGCTTGTTGGAACAATCGCGCCATCAATGGACGATCGGCCTCTTGGCGAATACGCATGAGGGGCTGGGAGGGCTCATGCCGTGGATTACGGCGTCCTTCGGCCTGGACACCAAGGGCAAGAGCGAAGTGGAGCTCTATCATGAGTTCGGAAAGTTTCTGGAAGGGGAGCAGGCTGCCGGACGACGCGTGCTTCTGGTCCTCGACGAGGCGCAGAACGTCGGGTCGGTGATGCTGGAAGAACTGCGTTTGCTCTCGAATCTGAACGATGGGCGGCGGCGTTCGTTGCAGATTCTGCTGTCGGGACAACCCGCGCTTCGAGATCTCCTGGAGGGGCCTGGGATGGAACAGTTCGCCCAGCGCATCGCCGTGGAATATGCGCTCGAGCCGCTGGCCGAGGAGGAAGTCATCGCGTATATTGCCCATCGAGTTCACGTAGCCGGTGGACGGAGACCGTTGTTTTCCAGACTTGCCTGTCTGAAAGTCTTTGCGTTGACCGGCGGGGTTCCACGGCTCATCAATCAGCTCTGTGATCATGCCTTAGTGTATGGGTATGCCGCACAGGCCGAGACGATCACAGCACAGGTCATTCTCGATGCCGCGCGTGTTCGTGACAAGAACGGGTTTTTGCCGTTTCGGGCAGATCCCGATGCAATCGAGCCGAACCAGAGCGAGCTCGAGGCGGAAGCGGAGGAAATGGCCGCACAGACTTCAGCGCGGTCTGAGCCGAATGCGCCCCCGTCGATCACAATCCCGGCATCCTCGCCTGATCCCGCAGTTCTCTACGGAAAGGCCCTTTCATTAAAACAGGCGGGAGAGTTTTCTCAGGCCCTCACACTCTTGGACCGGCTGACTGACGATGGAGTATGGGGCATCAAAGCGCTCGGACAGAAGGGACTCTGCTTGAAGGCGATCGGTCGATACGAGGATGCGTTGACCGCTTTTCGCACGGCGCTTGACCGTCCGTCTGGATCGACGCAGGACCTGGTCTCGCTCCGGTACCTCTTTGCTCGGACGTTGGAATCCATGGGCCGGTCCCAAGAGGCCGTCGAATGCTATCGCACGATCAGCCGTGAGAGCCGGCAGTATCGCGATGTAGCCGTGCGGCTCGACCAGTTGGCCCCCTCTACTCCGTTCGATGACGATGCGATGGTTTCCCCACCAACATGGTTACAGTCGTTGGTCAGGAGCTGTAGCCAACTCCTTCGCAGCACCAGCTGA